The following DNA comes from Bacteroidales bacterium.
GTTTTTGTGCCAATACCTTTTACATTTTTGAGCAAACCAACATTACCAGAGGCAATTACATTTTCCAATTCAGAGGGGGTAAAAGACGATAAAATTATACGGGCAGTATTAGGACCAACACCCGATACAGAGATTAGTAAAATAAACAACTCTCTCTCTTGTTTTTTTACAAAACCATATAGCAGATGAGCATCCTCTCTAATAGCCTCATAAATATATAGTTTACACTCTTCACCCTCTTTTAGAAGGGAGTATGAAGTAAGCGAAATATTAACATCATATCCCACGCCATAGCATTCAA
Coding sequences within:
- the ruvA gene encoding Holliday junction branch migration protein RuvA, which codes for MIEYLKGKITEITPANAVIECYGVGYDVNISLTSYSLLKEGEECKLYIYEAIREDAHLLYGFVKKQERELFILLISVSGVGPNTARIILSSFTPSELENVIASGNVGLLKNVKGIGTKTAERIIVDLKDKIKVGDSTFIIGTREEQEVQEETIAALVMLGYPQPAAKKVVQKISKENPAYKVEELIKAALKAL